Genomic segment of Thermodesulfovibrionales bacterium:
AGATAGGTGCGGAAGCATTCGGCGTGGGAGTTCCGGAATTGGACGCCGAGGTTCTCTCGATGCTCAGGGTGTTTCTCGAGAAGCTCGGGTTGCGGGGATTGAATTTTGAAGTTAATTCTATCGGCTGCGACGACTGCAGACCGGCATTCAGGAAGGCCCTGCTCGATTTTTTCTCTCCCTTCCTCAATGACCTCTGTCCCGACTGTCAGAGGAGATATGCGAGCAACCCCCTACGCATATTGGACTGCAAGGTTGAAAGGTGCATTCAGCTGAGGAGTGGAGCCCCGCGGGTTACCGATTTCCTCTGCGGAGCGTGCAGAGATCATTTTGAAACGCTCCTTTCCTTACTGGACGTTCTCCATATCCCGCACACCCTGAATCCGGTCCTCGTGAGGGGTCTTGACTATTATACGAGGACGACATTCGAGGTCACAAGTGAACATCTCGGTTCACAAAAGGCCGTGGCTGCCGGGGGGCGCTATGACAAACTCGTAGAGGAGTTTGGTGGACCGAAGACACCCGCCATCGGTTTCGCCATCGGTATCGAAAGACTCATAACGCTCATGAAAGAACGGGGAGAGCCCTCTCCGCCTTCGCCGGATGTCTTTATTGCGACTCTCGGCAGAAGGGCCGTAATCAAAAGCGCCGTGCTGGCTGAAGAGCTCCGAGCACGGGGTTTCTGGGCGGAAGTGGGCTATGACGGCTCTTCCCTCAAGAGCCAGCTTCGCAAGGCGGACAGGCTCTCTTCCCGGTATGCCGTTATTATCGGAGAGGACGAACTTTCGTCGGGTAAGCTTACATGGAAAAACCTGAGGGACGGCACTCAGGGCGAGATAGACGGTAACGATATGGCAGAATTTCTTTCCTCCCTGTCCCGTCATCCTCAATCATAAGTTAAGAGCATTCCTCCGCGTCAGGATATCTTCCGGGACGCGCTATCACTCATATCGACAGAAAGAAGACATTTTCGGTATAATTTATCATGGAAGTTTTGAGATGAAAACCATCCGGATCTGTCACGTGGACTCAAAACCCATGTGGTATCCCCGGGTAACATGAAGAAGGTACTTGTCATCGACGACGAACCCTTCATCCTCATGATGATCGAGGCCAAGCTGAGCGAGGCCGGCTTGAACGTTCTCACCCTGAGGGAAGGCAGAGACGCCCTGTCTTTCATAAGGGGGGAGCTACCTGACCTTGTCATTCTCGACTGGATGATGCCCGGGCTGAGCGGAATAGAACTCTGCAGGATGGTTAAAGAAGATCCTGAGCTCAGCCATATACCGATATTCCTCCTCACCGCGAAAGGGCAGGACGCAGACAAGGAAGCAGCATTCGAGTCGGGGGCATCCCTTTACATAACGAAACCGTTCAGCCCCAAAGCCCTCCTTAAGATGGTGAACGACGCGATAGGGGGTCAATGACCGCATGGATTCATCCTCTCTTCCCTATACGACGAAAGACTTCGAATTGACGATCAGGGAGCTCAGTGATACCTACGAAGAGCTCTCCCTCCTCTATCGACTCCCGGAGATCTTATCGGGCATGGGTGTGGACGAGATAGCGCAACAAGTCGTTGAGGAGGCGATCACCACTCTGGACGTAAAGACTGCTGCACTTCTTCTCTATGATGAGGATGGCAGGAAACTCTGCACAAAGGCTTTCAGGGGACGCTGGGATAAGAGTACCATCCCTTTCGGCGATAATAGTGTGATCTGGGATGCCGTGGAGGGGAAGAAGCCATTAGCCTTCTGCAAACTCCCCGAAACAGATCAGGTGGATTTTGCCCCGTCCGGAAGCCCTGTCCTTGTCTGTCCCCTCATCGGCAAGGAAAAACTCATCGGCGCGATGGTTCTTGCTGACCGGGAATCACAGGCGGAATTTTACTCCAACGATATCCAACTCATGATGGCCATAGCATCACATGCAGCATTGACGATCGAAAATGCCCTCCTTTACAAGGAACTTGAGGATTTCTTACTCTTTGCGATCCGGTCCCTGGTGAAAGCCCTCGAAGCATCTTCCGAGTGGACGGCAGGCCATACGGAGCGTGTCACGGAATATGCCATTGCGATCGGGACCATCATGGGCCTCACCGAAAAACAGATCGAGAGGCTTAAGGTCTGTTCTCTTCTCCACGACATAGGGAAAATAGCCATTTCTAAGGAAATCCTCGACAAGCCGGATAATCTGACCCCGGAAGAGATCAGAGAGGTACAGAGACATTCGATGATAGGCGCTGAGATACTCGGGGGATTTAAGCAACTGCAGGACGTGATAAGCGGGATTAAATATCACCACGAACACTGGGACGGTTCCGACAGCTTCATGGGACTCAAAGGCGAGGATATCCCGCTCATGTCAAGGATTCTGGCGGTAGCGGACACCTTCGACGCTATGACGTCCGACCGGCCATACCGGAAAAGGAAGGCACGGGAAGAAACGATACGAGAGATCCTCAGCTTAGCCGGGAGGCAGTTTGACCCCGCTGTCGTCGATGCGTTCAGGAAGTGGATCAGCCGACAACATCCAGTCTCCTCACCGTAAGGGGTATTCCCAACTCATCGGTGATCTTTCTGCACCGTTCTATATCCACACCGTCCATCTCCACTACAGTCGCCTGAACACGGGGAATGTACTTCTTTGCCTCCCTGAGAAATGAAATGATCTCAGGAAATGCATTCTTGAAGAGAGGCGAGCAGATCCGGTTGTAGGTCTCTTCATCCTGGGCGTCGAGGCTCACTGAGATGGCATCCACAATGCCCTGCAACTCACTTACGATATTCCGTTTATGAATCAGATTTCCGTGGCCGTTCGTGTTCACCCTCACATTGCCGCCCCGATCTTTTATCCACCGGCCGAGATTCTTGACCGTATCGAGCCTGATGAACGGTTCGCCGTATCCGCAGAAGACAATTTCATGATATTGAGACGGGTCACCGATGGCACGCTTGAGTTCTTCCTCCGTCGGCTCCAGAGAAATTCTGAGGTTGTGCCCCTTCACGTAGTCGGTGTGGAATTTTACACAGAAGGAACAATGGTTGGTGCATCTGTTCGTTACGTTGAGATAGAGGCTGTCCCTGATCCTGTATGCGATTTCACCCTTGTCAGGCACTTCGCCTATCCTGAAAAGGCGCCGTGCGTTAAGGGTCGTTATTCTGACGACGTCCTCAGAATGAACTCCTCGCAACTCCGCAATCTTCCTTATCGTATGGATGAGAAAGGCAGGCTCATTCCTCTTCCCCCTCACGGGATCGGGTGCCAGGAAGGGCGCATCCGTTTCGACGAGGAGATGTTCGTCCGGAATGGCCGCGACTATTTCCCGGAGGTTTTCTGCGTTCCTGAAGGTGACCGGCCCCGCAATAGAGACGGAGAGGCCCATGCGAACAGCCTTCTCGGCCATATCCCTGTCGCCCGAAAAGCAGTGTAAGACCCCCCTGCTGATACCGGCTTCGCCCAGTATCTCGAGGGTATCTTCCTTCGCCTCGCGGCTGTGGACAATGATCGGTAGGCCCGTTTCTCTTGCAAGCGCGAGATGTCTTCTGAAGATATCCTTCTGTATGTCCCGCGGTGAATGATCGTAATGGTAGTCGAGACCCGTCTCCCCGATCGCCACCACCTTATCCTTCTTTGTCAGTTCGGCGATCCCCCGATAAGAATCTTCCGTAAAATCTTTAGCGTCGTGGGGATGCATGCCGACTGAGGCATAGACGAAGTCATATTTTTCAGAGATTGCGGTGTTCCGGTTATTGCTCTCAAAATCAGAACTCACCGTGAGGATAGCCTCGACACCGGCATCCCTCGCCCGGAGTATGACGGCATCTCTCGAATCGCCTTCAAAGGTCCCCCGGTCGTTTAGAATCTCAGAATCATCGGGGAACATGTCGAGGTGGCAGTGGGTGTCGATCATGCTCCGAACTTCTTGAGTCTGCCGGCATTGGCAAGGGCAAGGGGAAGGATATGGACTGCAGGGAAAACGCCCAGTTCCCCCTTGAGGCATTCTCTCTCGGAGAATGATGAGCAGACCCCGCCGAGGACATAGGGCGACTTCATGATAAGCGGCACCGGATGCCAGCTGTGTCCCTTCATGAGGGCGGGTGTGGAATGGTCGCCGGTTATGACAAGGACATCGGGCCTAAGGGAGACGATTTCGGGCAGCAGTCTGTCGAATTCCGCTATCCGCGCTGCCTTGCCTTCAAAGTTCCCGTCTTCGCCGTAGGAGTCGATCTTCTTAACGTGGAGAAAGAAGAAATCGTGCTCGTGATACCTTTGCTTCAGAAAGGCTATCTCCTCTTCAACGCCCCCTTCGAGTGCCGGCGTGCTCATACCAACGAGCCGCGCAAGCCCCCGGTACATCGGATACGTCGCTATCGCAAGCGCATTCAGACCGAATGACGCCTGGAAAGTGGGGATATGGGGCATGCTCGAGAACCCCCTCATGAGGATGGAATTCGCCTTTTCCTCAGCCTTCAGCACCTCCCCTATCTTCTTTATCACCCTTTCCGCAACGTCAGCCACATTTCGGGCACTCTCTGAGAGGGGTTCGGGGCTGAGAGGGGGCATGCCTTCCTTCTGAGGGTCTGTATCGCCGATCATCCCCGCAGCAGGATCAAGAGGTTCGGAAAATCTCATGAGGAGAGCGAACCGGTGTTCCATCCCTGGCGCAAAGACAAGATCGGCGTGATCGATCCGCTTAATCTCTCTCCCGAGCTTCTCCGTAATCCTTCTGCTCTGCTCCGTAGGAATTCTCCCTGCCCTCCTGTCGATAACAACGCCATCCCGGACCGTGGCGTAATTACATCTCACCGCCACGTCTCTCCGCGTGATCTCAAGCCCGAGGCCGAGGGCCTCTAAAACTCCCCTTCCGATCTGATATTCCACCGGATCGTATCCAAAGAGGCCGAGATGTCCCGGGCCGCTGCCGGGGGTTATCCCCCAGCCGACAGGCAGATGGAGACCGCACGCCGACTCCCTCGCAAGGGCATCAAGATTGGGCGTATCTGCCGCCTCAAGTTCGGTCTTTCCCCTCAGAGGAAGTCCTCCCAGCCCGTCGAGGACAACGAGCACTATCTTGGTGCTATTTTGCTGGACCAATGGTCCTATAAGATTCTGCATAGATTTTTAGTTTAATGAAAGGAGGGCTTTTTTGCAACGTCACCGCTTCTCGTGATCTTCCTCGTCGTCCTTCAGCATCCTGTATTTCGGTCTTTCCGGATCATCGTACTGGCCACTCTTAACCGACCATAAAAAGATAAGCCAGGCAGCTATTCCCAGGAGGGCGGCAAGGAAGATGAGGAGGAAGGTGCTCCACATATCTGCTTCTTATTATACCTCATTCCCTTCGCGATCACGATTCTGTTATTATTAGATCACTGAGAGATATCCAGAGGAGGAATATTCTGAGTGAGTGTTCTTGACGCGATAGGGGGAACGCCCCTCGTCCGGCTTGACAGGATCAATCCGAATTCCAGAGTCAGACTTTATGCGAAACTCGAGGGAGCTAATCCCGGTGGTTCCGTAAAAGATAGAATTGCTTATTACATGATCAGAGATGCGGAAGATGACGGCAGGCTTACCTCCGGACTCACAATCCTCGAGCCGACCAGCGGGAACACAGGAATCGGACTCGCAATGGTTGGGGTATCAAAGGGTTACAGGGTAAAACTCGTGATGCCTGAGTGCGTGAGCATCGAGAGGAGGAAGACCCTTGAGGCCTTCGGTGCCGAATTACTGCTCAGCGCAGGATGCGAGGGGACGGACGGTGCCATCAGGCTTGCCCACCGGGTTTACGATGAGGACCGTGGCGGCTATTTCATGCCGGACCAGTTTAACAACCCTTCTAATGTCAATGCCCATTATGAAACGACCGGTAGAGAAGTCATTGAACAGACAGGGGGCGAGATAAGCCATTTTATTGCGGGTATGGGCACGACCGGGACGCTGATGGGTGCAAGCCTTCGGCTAAAGGAATACAACAGGGGGATACAGATAATCGGTGTCGAACCGAACATCGGCCATAAGATTCAGGGCTTAAAGAATATGTCCGAATCGATAGTTCCCGGCATCTATGACCCTTCAAGACTGGATGATAAGGAGACCATCGCGGATGACGATGCCTTTCAGGCCGCCAGAAGACTCGCGATCGAAGAAGGCCTCTTCGTCGGTATGAGCAGCGGCGCTGCCATCTGGGTCGCCCTCAGGAAGGCCGTGGAACTCAGGGAAGGCACGATCGTGGTGATCCTCCCCGACAGGGGTGACCGGTATCTCAGCACCGCTCTCTTTGCGTCGGTCTGTGCTCATTGTCCTCCCTAAAACCATGATCACATTCTGCAAGGTTGACAAATACCCAGGATATGGGATAGTTTTATTGCATGCATATCACGAGAGAAACAGACTATGCCGTTAGGTGCGTGCTCTACCTTTCAGGAGTCTCTGACGGCGTCTCCGTTGTGGATGACATCGCAGGGGAGATGGGGATACCGAAAAGCTTTCTCGCGAAAATCCTCCAGAAACTCGCGAAGGCGGGGATTGTTACGTCCATCCGGGGCGTCAAGGGGGGCTTCAGACTGGCGCAGAAACCGGAACGGATAAATCTTCTCAAGGTCATCGAGGCGACGCAGGGTCAGCTGTCCCTCAACCTCTGCGTTCTGGACGAGAAGAGTTGCTCACGGAGCAGCACCTGCTCGATTCATCCAGTGTGGGTGAGGATTCAGGATATCATGGAAAAGGAACTGAAGAGGCAGAGCTTCAAAGGGTTCCTCAGGGAATCGGTCTCCAGAGAAACAAACGTCCCTAAAAGGCCCTCATCGAAGGATTAGGCTTTATTTTATTCTCCGAGATATCATCCTGAATTCCTCGGTGCCTGCCTTTTCGAGCAGTTGAAACAATACCGTTTCGGTTCCCGTTATTACGGCACCTGCGTCCCTCATGAATTCGATGCCGGTCGTATGGTTACCTCTCGCCCGAGAACAGACCGCGTCGCTGA
This window contains:
- the hisS gene encoding histidine--tRNA ligase → MKFSALKGVHDILPPDVYLWQRAESLAREICSIYGFQEVRVPLIESTDIFTRSIGATTDIVEKEMYTFPDRAGRSITLRPEGTASVVRAYIENHLHTLPSPQKFFYSGPMFRYERPQKGRFRQFHQIGAEAFGVGVPELDAEVLSMLRVFLEKLGLRGLNFEVNSIGCDDCRPAFRKALLDFFSPFLNDLCPDCQRRYASNPLRILDCKVERCIQLRSGAPRVTDFLCGACRDHFETLLSLLDVLHIPHTLNPVLVRGLDYYTRTTFEVTSEHLGSQKAVAAGGRYDKLVEEFGGPKTPAIGFAIGIERLITLMKERGEPSPPSPDVFIATLGRRAVIKSAVLAEELRARGFWAEVGYDGSSLKSQLRKADRLSSRYAVIIGEDELSSGKLTWKNLRDGTQGEIDGNDMAEFLSSLSRHPQS
- a CDS encoding response regulator, with amino-acid sequence MKKVLVIDDEPFILMMIEAKLSEAGLNVLTLREGRDALSFIRGELPDLVILDWMMPGLSGIELCRMVKEDPELSHIPIFLLTAKGQDADKEAAFESGASLYITKPFSPKALLKMVNDAIGGQ
- a CDS encoding HD domain-containing phosphohydrolase produces the protein MDSSSLPYTTKDFELTIRELSDTYEELSLLYRLPEILSGMGVDEIAQQVVEEAITTLDVKTAALLLYDEDGRKLCTKAFRGRWDKSTIPFGDNSVIWDAVEGKKPLAFCKLPETDQVDFAPSGSPVLVCPLIGKEKLIGAMVLADRESQAEFYSNDIQLMMAIASHAALTIENALLYKELEDFLLFAIRSLVKALEASSEWTAGHTERVTEYAIAIGTIMGLTEKQIERLKVCSLLHDIGKIAISKEILDKPDNLTPEEIREVQRHSMIGAEILGGFKQLQDVISGIKYHHEHWDGSDSFMGLKGEDIPLMSRILAVADTFDAMTSDRPYRKRKAREETIREILSLAGRQFDPAVVDAFRKWISRQHPVSSP
- a CDS encoding YchF/TatD family DNA exonuclease; protein product: MIDTHCHLDMFPDDSEILNDRGTFEGDSRDAVILRARDAGVEAILTVSSDFESNNRNTAISEKYDFVYASVGMHPHDAKDFTEDSYRGIAELTKKDKVVAIGETGLDYHYDHSPRDIQKDIFRRHLALARETGLPIIVHSREAKEDTLEILGEAGISRGVLHCFSGDRDMAEKAVRMGLSVSIAGPVTFRNAENLREIVAAIPDEHLLVETDAPFLAPDPVRGKRNEPAFLIHTIRKIAELRGVHSEDVVRITTLNARRLFRIGEVPDKGEIAYRIRDSLYLNVTNRCTNHCSFCVKFHTDYVKGHNLRISLEPTEEELKRAIGDPSQYHEIVFCGYGEPFIRLDTVKNLGRWIKDRGGNVRVNTNGHGNLIHKRNIVSELQGIVDAISVSLDAQDEETYNRICSPLFKNAFPEIISFLREAKKYIPRVQATVVEMDGVDIERCRKITDELGIPLTVRRLDVVG
- a CDS encoding 2,3-bisphosphoglycerate-independent phosphoglycerate mutase, coding for MQNLIGPLVQQNSTKIVLVVLDGLGGLPLRGKTELEAADTPNLDALARESACGLHLPVGWGITPGSGPGHLGLFGYDPVEYQIGRGVLEALGLGLEITRRDVAVRCNYATVRDGVVIDRRAGRIPTEQSRRITEKLGREIKRIDHADLVFAPGMEHRFALLMRFSEPLDPAAGMIGDTDPQKEGMPPLSPEPLSESARNVADVAERVIKKIGEVLKAEEKANSILMRGFSSMPHIPTFQASFGLNALAIATYPMYRGLARLVGMSTPALEGGVEEEIAFLKQRYHEHDFFFLHVKKIDSYGEDGNFEGKAARIAEFDRLLPEIVSLRPDVLVITGDHSTPALMKGHSWHPVPLIMKSPYVLGGVCSSFSERECLKGELGVFPAVHILPLALANAGRLKKFGA
- the ccoS gene encoding cbb3-type cytochrome oxidase assembly protein CcoS, producing MWSTFLLIFLAALLGIAAWLIFLWSVKSGQYDDPERPKYRMLKDDEEDHEKR
- a CDS encoding cysteine synthase — translated: MSVLDAIGGTPLVRLDRINPNSRVRLYAKLEGANPGGSVKDRIAYYMIRDAEDDGRLTSGLTILEPTSGNTGIGLAMVGVSKGYRVKLVMPECVSIERRKTLEAFGAELLLSAGCEGTDGAIRLAHRVYDEDRGGYFMPDQFNNPSNVNAHYETTGREVIEQTGGEISHFIAGMGTTGTLMGASLRLKEYNRGIQIIGVEPNIGHKIQGLKNMSESIVPGIYDPSRLDDKETIADDDAFQAARRLAIEEGLFVGMSSGAAIWVALRKAVELREGTIVVILPDRGDRYLSTALFASVCAHCPP
- a CDS encoding Rrf2 family transcriptional regulator, with the protein product MHITRETDYAVRCVLYLSGVSDGVSVVDDIAGEMGIPKSFLAKILQKLAKAGIVTSIRGVKGGFRLAQKPERINLLKVIEATQGQLSLNLCVLDEKSCSRSSTCSIHPVWVRIQDIMEKELKRQSFKGFLRESVSRETNVPKRPSSKD